The following DNA comes from Raphanus sativus cultivar WK10039 unplaced genomic scaffold, ASM80110v3 Scaffold3876, whole genome shotgun sequence.
CCTGAAAAGGATCTTCGGTACAGTTTCCCCTCGGAAAAACAGTACCTTGCAGCCTGGCACCTTATCTTTCGACTTTCGTCTCGATCTTCAGGCAAGGTGCTGTACCTTAGATAGCTAATGATGGgagtcatccaggtctctccttcgtctactACGGATACTTCTTCAGGCTCCGTCTCCTTTTCAGTTGCGGGCCATTGGAGTACTagtagtgggatgctcatatgactcgtagtttctagggcggaccctagATTAGCTAGAGTGTCGGCCTGGGAGTTgtgctccctagggatctggGTGAGCTTACAGTGTCGGAACCTATCGAGTAGTCGTTTAGCCACGGATAGATACCTGATCATACTCGGATCTTTCGCCTGATAGTCTCCTTGGACTTGGCTTATGATCAGTTGTgagtcgctgaagacctggatgtcTTCTACTCCCATCTGTTTGGCGAGTGTTAACCCCGCTATTAgagcttcgtattcagcctcgttgttcgttgctttgaagttgcaacgtacggcccttgaggctgattctCCCGTAGGGGAAGTTAGGACTAGTCCCACGCCTGCGCCCCTCACGTTACTAGACCCATCGATGTATATTGCCCACTCGCATTTCTCCCCTTCGCTATCACGAAGTTTTACCTCTTGTTCCAAggctggaagcatggcaggaAAGAATTCGGCTACGCAATATGCTaggacttgcgatttgatgGCTGTTGCAGACCGGAAGTTCACATCGTACTCCCCCAGCTCTAAAGCCCATTTTTCTAGTCGCCCAGACACTTCCGGCTTGTGGAGGACTGCTTTGATGGGGAGAGATGTGACCAccacgatttgatgagcctggaagtaggAGCGTAGCTTTCGAGCAGCGTTGATAAGGCTGTTCCcgggtctccgcgtctagtagggatttgctcacgtagtagataagatgtttttttcttccttcttcccttactagGACTGCACTGactgcatgctctgataccgcCAGATAGAGCAATAGGACCTCACCTTCCAAGGGTTTggagaggagaggtggagtagtgagataggatttgagatcggatagggctTGCTCACATTTATCAGTCCATTGGAAGTCATTGGGGTCCTTCAAGCTTTTGAAGAAGGCATGTGACTTGTCGGATAGCCTGGAGATGAACCTGCTCAGGGCGGCCATCCTTCCTGTCAGTCTTTGCACCTCCTTGA
Coding sequences within:
- the LOC130506993 gene encoding uncharacterized protein LOC130506993, whose translation is MAALSRFISRLSDKSHAFFKSLKDPNDFQWTDKCEQALSDLKSYLTTPPLLSKPLEGETRRPGNSLINAARKLRSYFQAHQIVVVTSLPIKAVLHKPEVSGRLEKWALELGEYDVNFRSATAIKSQVLAYCVAEFFPAMLPALEQEVKLRDSEGEKCEWAIYIDGSSNVRGAGVGLVLTSPTGESASRAMGVEDIQVFSDSQLIISQVQGDYQAKDPSMIRYLSVAKRLLDRFRHCKLTQIPREHNSQADTLANLGSALETTSHMSIPLLVLQWPATEKETEPEEVSVVDEGETWMTPIISYLRYSTLPEDRDESRKIRCQAARYCFSEGKLYRRSFSGPYLRCLTPREAARILEGLHEGEFGSHSSGRSLVLRARRAGYYWPTMARDSLKQAKLCSQCQKHAQVSNLPPENLKSLRFSQFTNRIQVLDIDTRPRDQPLQGSSPHEGSIPTRVHPSQGFSPFKDPPLPTNLQVYLDILAS